The sequence aaattagttacaatatgtatatattgcaagcTTGCCCAGAGTTACACCAAACTCAACAGACTGGCTCCTAGCCAATAGCCTCTTTTTGGAAAAAAGCAGTCAATGAGCAGTGGAGTCCTTTAGAAATTACACATTTCAGGTGGTGGTTGGCATCTACGCAGCGCTACTGCGCTGGGACTTTTTCCAAGCGAAGTCCTCCAGGCCAATTAGTACAACTTCCGTTGTCTGGAAGCTAATGAAAATAATAGTAGACTACGAGATTAGCCCGTTCGAATTGAAGGAGGCAGTGCTGGGGGCTTTAGACATCGAAGATGTTTCAATAATAAGTCTACAGAGAAAAGGAGTAAAGAAGCCTAACCGAAGATGGCTAGATTCACTACTTTACACGAAAATCGCTGAAACCCAGGCAGGGAACAATGCCCTCCGGGTTCACACCACGAAGGGCCGTGACCTTTAACACAATTGTGCCTGTGTATCGCTTAAAATCAACCATTTCAAGGCGGCCATCATCGCTTGCACCAGAAGAATGGACTTAACTGGCAGGCAACATTTTGATACCAAATTAAATAGCGCCCATGAAGTccataaatatgaatatgaatctgTTATGGCTTCGTAGTCTTTATTTTGAGAAAAACTCGATCAATAATGAGGCAATCGTTGACAAAACTCCAATGCCTAATGTGTTTGCAACACCGGGGCAATACGTACATACCCGACATCATTGGAGGCAATCTTCGACCTGACATACTTACTTATTTCTACAGCAGACGTCCAGTCGAACTCTAAGGAGGTAAAGCTATTACATCCCGCAACATGAAAGAATTGACAGAGAAGATACCTCGAAATCTCCAGAGGGGATTAGACGCCAGTCTTATTATGTCTGGCACAAATCGCTACAGAGCGACCCTAGACTctcaaagaatattttaagaattCGAACAGGTAAACTTACAGAACATTGTATACTCAACAGCCGCCTGTGTAAGCTTGGAATACGATCGAGTAATACTTGGGGTCGCCGATGCTCCGAAAGACTTGGAACACAACTATTCGTAACTAACCATAAAACATTTTATATGCTCTTTGCAAGCTTCCGAGCATCCAATAACAAGAAAATATGAATTTTGAGTTTTGCAGAATAGCACTGAATAGTTTCAACTATGAGCCACTGCCTACGATAATATTTTAACTCACCTGTTTGCTGCTGCTGCGTATGCCATGTACAGCTGTGCCACCATTAGATGTCGAAGAGCCTCCACTACCATTTGTTGAAGACGAAGATGATGTACTTGGTGCCTCAAAGCTTATGCGCGCACCACGGCTATACTGCGGTGTAGCGCTCAACAAATCATTCAATATATGTATAACTGTAGAGATGTCGCGTTTTGGACGCCCATAACGATCTTGTAAAGCTGGATTTAATGTGCCTGAGAAGGTACCTGAATATATGCCTTTACCATGATTCTTCATAGACTCAATTACAGCACCTGTGCTGCTGCCTTTACGTGAATTCTCCTCACCACCACCACCAGATAAATCAATCTTATTGGTAAAAACCTCTTTGGAGAGTTTACGTAGTGTCTGTGTTAGATTGCGTGATGCTTCAGCGAGAGTGCGTGAATCTGATACAACGACACCAGAATCATCTAGAGCACTGCTGCTGCAAGCGGCAGCCGACGTACTTGAAGCTGGTAGAGGTTGTGCTGTTTCTGCTGCCGAGGTTGCTGATGTGGGTGCTGGTGCAGTAGCTGACGTGGTTATATTTGTCATGCTGCTATCAGCGTCAGCGCCCAAACCACTATCTTCCAAGCAGCTTTGCTGTGTTTTTGTCACTGGAATGGGACGTGCCAAAGCACTGGGGGTAGCCTTAGTACGCAAAATGGGTGAAAGcgtcttatgttgttgttgtagttgctgctgctgttgctggtGATGATGGtggtggtgatgatgatgatggtggtgATGGTAATGATGGCTACTGCCACGATGCTTCGAGCGTGTTATTGGATTGTTAGCAGTTTTGTGTAGAATAGCAGCAGTGTGTGAGGAGGTGCTGCCTCCTGTAACTAGCTTCTGCATTGACGGACTGCTTACCAAATGCTGTGGTGGTACGACAGCGCCATCATCTATATTCATTGCCTCTGTGCTTGAAGGAACTGCTTTGGCGTTCTCTGCGCCGCCGTTACAATCAGTCGTATCCATGCAAGTATCCTTATCGGTTGCCGAGCCCCCGCTGAGACGTGTGCAAAGGCACGATGTTAGCTTAGCGGCAATAGGATCTGGGCATACAGCTTCTCCTGTAGTAGCGGTATTGGTGCCGCTATTGTTGGCGCTTTCACTACCTATAGCGACGCCGCCATTCTTGGTGATTGGTATACTCTTTATAGCCGCTGTTTTTATAGGGCTCGAAACGAGATTTGAAAGTGATTTAATAGGTGACTGTTCGAGCAATGCAGATGTAGATGCAGCATTATCATTTGCTGCTGTTGCTTGCTGTGAGTTGGTGGTGTCGTTGCCAGTTGTTAATGCACATATATTCTGATAACTTGCAGGCGGAGTTGTTGTTGTAATAGAGTTATGCGCAGCAGAAGACGCTGCCGATGAGCTACCATTGTTACTTAATGTGTTAGAAACGCACTGACGTAATTGTTGTACTAGCGTTTGGCCTCCGGATGCCGATGAAGTTAATCGCGCAGGCTGTGACATAGCGATACTCTTGACAATACTTTGTAGATTTTCATAATCGCGCTTGCTCAGAAATGAACTGAGATCTGAGCTCTTCAACGTACTACCAGATGCCAATTTCGTAGCTGCGTGTGAGGTGGTGCTAACTGCATTATTACCAGATAATGATGATGAACCTGCGATTATACGTCCCGTACCAATTGAAGAGTTAGCGTGTACTGACGAGGAGCTAGTGGAGGAAACTGCAGCTgcagttgttgctgttgttgttgatgatgcCGATGACGATGACGCAGTCTGATGATGGTGAtggtggtgatgatgatgatggtaaTTATGACTGTGTCCGGCTGCTAAAGCTGAACGATTGTTGCGCTGATTGGAGCGTGCACGTAACGCAGTTGAATTGTTGTTGCTACCTGAACAGCTGCTACTGGCGCCATTCGAGCTGGCATTCGTTGAGCTGTTAGCGCCATTTGCTGGATTAACTGTGCTCAATTGTAATTGTATTAACATCATATGATCACCGAGACGCATACTCAAATTTAATGGTGTTTTTCCACTAAGAAAATCGTTTACTTGAGAATCATTGAGCGACTCGAGCGCTTGCATGACGGTATTTTCGGGGCGTTGAGCCTGAAAGACATGAGAGGAATTggaaatttgtttattattggtAAATTGAAATGTTTAAATGTAACACGAGTGTAGGTACACGTAcacaagagaaaaaaaaaatgccgtaaAAAATTATGTCATAAACAGTTGGTGGTCACGTGCAGTGCGAAAGGCGTGGCAGCAACACGCTGGCAATACGTATACCGGCTTACCATTCCATTTTATATACAGTCACTGCCATTAAAAATGGAActtcatttgttttggtttacaAAAATTCGTAGCGAAGATCCAATAttttagtttaatgttttttttatttatttgaatattaaatacaaatcGTATTTTTCGTTTatgctattatatatatatttttttttttcatttaaggaaaactttatcataacaataataatgaaaaaataattaGTGCTAGGCCTAGAGCTCGATTCGGAcccaatattcaaattatttttattatttacactgtttatgttttatttatttaaattttttttatttttctgtgtATGCATAAATACttataaatacttttttttttatttttttaatttttgttttatttttttatctcattttattttatttgttactaggttaatttttttgtttctttttttttaacctctttatttcttac is a genomic window of Eurosta solidaginis isolate ZX-2024a chromosome 4, ASM4086904v1, whole genome shotgun sequence containing:
- the stx gene encoding midnolin homolog isoform X1; amino-acid sequence: MGKSTDSEVTSPSSTNAIVGGGGGTASSLASTTSSTATAPTNDGVVSNNCDVSGYTTEPSYMIAPPPSRPKIVDSNSKQTSIGCGSSSPSCSVPSSIRITHPTATTEAADVSAKASNVVETSATNSVNNGSMSSVTTATPVNGSGLSSASCTSTSAAQSSSSSIAVAMARHSAFMLPSNTRTMPTSNGGGSLASSTTLQHTTSPHALQLPPINLNINTTTGGHFGVTVDPHISVENLKKIISKKLKVAKDRICLLHREKELQDGTLKDNNLMDGSRIILIPNVETGLLAQRPENTVMQALESLNDSQVNDFLSGKTPLNLSMRLGDHMMLIQLQLSTVNPANGANSSTNASSNGASSSCSGSNNNSTALRARSNQRNNRSALAAGHSHNYHHHHHHHHHHQTASSSSASSTTTATTAAAVSSTSSSSVHANSSIGTGRIIAGSSSLSGNNAVSTTSHAATKLASGSTLKSSDLSSFLSKRDYENLQSIVKSIAMSQPARLTSSASGGQTLVQQLRQCVSNTLSNNGSSSAASSAAHNSITTTTPPASYQNICALTTGNDTTNSQQATAANDNAASTSALLEQSPIKSLSNLVSSPIKTAAIKSIPITKNGGVAIGSESANNSGTNTATTGEAVCPDPIAAKLTSCLCTRLSGGSATDKDTCMDTTDCNGGAENAKAVPSSTEAMNIDDGAVVPPQHLVSSPSMQKLVTGGSTSSHTAAILHKTANNPITRSKHRGSSHHYHHHHHHHHHHHHHQQQQQQLQQQHKTLSPILRTKATPSALARPIPVTKTQQSCLEDSGLGADADSSMTNITTSATAPAPTSATSAAETAQPLPASSTSAAACSSSALDDSGVVVSDSRTLAEASRNLTQTLRKLSKEVFTNKIDLSGGGGEENSRKGSSTGAVIESMKNHGKGIYSGTFSGTLNPALQDRYGRPKRDISTVIHILNDLLSATPQYSRGARISFEAPSTSSSSSTNGSGGSSTSNGGTAVHGIRSSSKQLTMKNHHHHHHHQHQQQHAPSYAKCLQSQQQHGNNGVCTYGECNGHYAGSSSSKTSTTRNSSNNHACCKEAAINNTDERTICNCRYRHNSESGERECEQMCQKCVTDLENSKTKSKIDQLRQVMLQSKQRREARKLKGAPYATRAAAIGSPTTKAANATIISASTTNTVAAVCANNSNTMNNATAITANASSPSSANALNKSTPQLAAPSNSSSSNNKATPSEVSPNHIVEEVDTAA
- the stx gene encoding midnolin homolog isoform X2, with the translated sequence MYLLGLLTTYQKIETERFDLRKLSELQDGTLKDNNLMDGSRIILIPNVETGLLAQRPENTVMQALESLNDSQVNDFLSGKTPLNLSMRLGDHMMLIQLQLSTVNPANGANSSTNASSNGASSSCSGSNNNSTALRARSNQRNNRSALAAGHSHNYHHHHHHHHHHQTASSSSASSTTTATTAAAVSSTSSSSVHANSSIGTGRIIAGSSSLSGNNAVSTTSHAATKLASGSTLKSSDLSSFLSKRDYENLQSIVKSIAMSQPARLTSSASGGQTLVQQLRQCVSNTLSNNGSSSAASSAAHNSITTTTPPASYQNICALTTGNDTTNSQQATAANDNAASTSALLEQSPIKSLSNLVSSPIKTAAIKSIPITKNGGVAIGSESANNSGTNTATTGEAVCPDPIAAKLTSCLCTRLSGGSATDKDTCMDTTDCNGGAENAKAVPSSTEAMNIDDGAVVPPQHLVSSPSMQKLVTGGSTSSHTAAILHKTANNPITRSKHRGSSHHYHHHHHHHHHHHHHQQQQQQLQQQHKTLSPILRTKATPSALARPIPVTKTQQSCLEDSGLGADADSSMTNITTSATAPAPTSATSAAETAQPLPASSTSAAACSSSALDDSGVVVSDSRTLAEASRNLTQTLRKLSKEVFTNKIDLSGGGGEENSRKGSSTGAVIESMKNHGKGIYSGTFSGTLNPALQDRYGRPKRDISTVIHILNDLLSATPQYSRGARISFEAPSTSSSSSTNGSGGSSTSNGGTAVHGIRSSSKQLTMKNHHHHHHHQHQQQHAPSYAKCLQSQQQHGNNGVCTYGECNGHYAGSSSSKTSTTRNSSNNHACCKEAAINNTDERTICNCRYRHNSESGERECEQMCQKCVTDLENSKTKSKIDQLRQVMLQSKQRREARKLKGAPYATRAAAIGSPTTKAANATIISASTTNTVAAVCANNSNTMNNATAITANASSPSSANALNKSTPQLAAPSNSSSSNNKATPSEVSPNHIVEEVDTAA